The Hevea brasiliensis isolate MT/VB/25A 57/8 chromosome 1, ASM3005281v1, whole genome shotgun sequence DNA segment AAAGAAAAGAATTTCAATTTTGATTGTGAAAGGATTTATAGAAATACAATTCAATTGTAGATGGAACAAATGAAGGATGATAAGGGATTTGTGGATTTCTTATGGGTATTTTGGGAATTTAAATTTCAGTTAGGGTTTGAACATGGGTTTGTCAGTCGGGTTAACTGGCTGGATGATCCAATACCCATTTCTCgggaatataatacaaatttaaaatttcctaGATTTGATGGATTTTGGAAATGGAAGTTTACCTCTAGtaatattcaaattaattttttaaataatttaatgaaaatttttaaaattatttcttaattatgtttatttaagtataaaaatattataacaaGTTAAATTTTGTATGAAacgattaaaaaaaattttatataaatatgataaattataagttaatttttataatacatatgaaaaataatttaatttatgagatTAATTTAGTTAGCAGATGAATTACTATTATTTATATTGATCGTCAATTTATTAACTTTGctaattttgtttatttttttaatttaaaataatttaattttaaaattttattttattagaaaataatcattaaattttaattttatgtttaagtaattattatttttaaatttattaaataattactatttttaaatttatttattaaaaatactactataaattaaataattttgtaCAAaattatagattattaatttttttaccactcaaaaaaattattacttaataaggaatataattattaaatataaactaaataactatttaaacttaaaatttaaatataagtaCGATTTTATTAatacaataatatttaaaaaatttaactatACTAACTAATCTATTAACAAAATTAAACCTTACAAATAATTTAGTATGTTAGGCATGAAGTCATTAAACAACTGAAGGAGAGaccttattatatttatttaaagaaaaaaaattataaccaaGATATTAATTTCAACCCTCCTTTTATAATCCTATTTAGAAATTAGAATTCTccgaaatttcaatttaattaatttttttttttaattctcatgCTGAAAGGCAAAAAATTTTAGGCCTCAAGTAGAGAACTTGTAGAACTAAAGATGAAATGGATAAACATGCAGAGCTTCACCCAGAAATTAGTACAAGTGCTAGATGTGTTAAATTTGTCATCAACCAGCATACCTTCTCAATTCACAAGTACATGAACGTAGACACATCGAGTCAAATCATCAGTTTTGGAGAATACGCATGCATGCAACGAAACAAACAAAATGCAGATTAACTGAGCCAAGGATGACTTCCCAAGGAAATATTAGCAACTGTCTTCTAATTGGTGGCGAACACGGATTGCCGAGATTGGTTGTATGCCTCTTCTCGCACAAGAGGGCAGATGCACGGTGCTGGCTTCCACCACCATGCATACCAACTCAGCGCCCTTGCATGGTCCCAACAACGTGAGAAGGGTATCCAGAGAACTTGAATTCTGGCTGCTGGAAGATGTTGCCACTGTTGGAGGCACTTGTGATGTCTGAGCAAGAAGTGGCAGAAGCACCATCTCTGTGATTTTCTGGCTGATGAACTTCAGATTCTGACATATTTCCAGCCAAATGAATTTCAGCAGAGCCTGTGGCATCATCAGAGTCGTCATGCTTTTTCACATTGCGAAAATGTCCACCACAACTCCTACCTCTCTTCAATGCATAAAGATGAACTTCAGATTCTGACATATTTCCAGCCAAATGAATTTCAGCAGAGCCTGTGGCATCATCGGACTTGTCATGCTTTTTCACATTGAGAAAGCGTCCACCACAGCCCCTAGCTCTCTTCAGTGCATGAAGGTGCCGAGATTCATGAAGATATGGCTGCAGAAATTTTAGAGTGACACCAAAATAATAATGCTTAATCAGTCAAACAACGACAGTGCCCATCCATGGCATGGCAAGGGAGAAATATAGAAGTTTAACAGGATAGACAAAATCACAGAACACATACCTTCCGAATTTTGACGAGTTTGTTTTGAGCCTCAAGCTTGGCACGGTACTGTCTCCTCCTGAGAATTGCATTGTACTGTTTTGCATTGACAAAAATGGGTTCATCTTTTGTAAGTTCAAGAGGTAGTGGCAACCGAGAAGAAGCCATTCCATACATCTGAGGATGATGAATCTGAGGCCATTTCATCGAAAGAAATCCCATCAGAAGGTAACAAGAATACACAGTAGTAAAAAATGATAGTGGAGTGCTTTAAATAAATTTGCAGGTCATTATTGTTCAGTGGGGAAATCAGAATCCCTGACACCATGATTGGGATTGTAGAATCCACAAGTTTGAAAGCACGTAAAATTTAATAGTTATCAATCACACACTTGGATCATCTGAATGAAAAGGCAGTTATTCTTGTATTGTATAATCATTATGCATAAATGCCTTGAAAAATCTAACTTCTTAAAGTGATTGCTGAGAGTAAAGAAACTTTTCCGAACTTAAAAGGATCAATAAAATAAGAAAAGCAGAATAGAATAAGATTAAAGGAGATGCTAAGTAAAATGAATAAGTTATATATAATGACATCAAACTCCATAGACCTCTTTTTTGAATAGAAGAATATCTAAGGCCGGCGTTGCTTCTTTGCACAAAGCTTTAACGTGCCAAATAATCATGGATGCCAAGAGAAACTACTACAGAAATAAAAAAATGGTCTAGAGTCTCGGGAATCAAATGGTGGTGCAAGGTTGAAGTGGACTCTTTTTGGACAGAAAACATTTCCAGCAAAAATGGTGCACTCGGACAGGGACAGAAAGATGATTTTGAAGTTTCCATCACATTAACATAATATTCCTCATTCCTGAATATAGATTTCCTTTACAGTTATCAATAGGATCAAGATCATATTTGATAACAGAAAATATTTGATTATTTAATTGGTTGTGAGAGTTCCAACTATGGTAACATTTTGTAGAACCATGGGAAATAATTACTCTAGTATCTCCCACAAAATTTCACTTTTCTGAAATTTTATATAAGTATAGGGTTAGCCTTTACTTAATTTTTGCACTACTTAAATATAGAATTGCTCCTGGATGTTAAAATATAACATAACTGCACAGTTATAAAACATATATCCGGCCAATGAAGAATCATAAAGATAGGAATGATTTTCCACTCAGATCAATCTCTTTTTTGGTTTTTAACTCCAATTGAGGTagcatatataaataaaattaataaggtTTGAGAAAGAGTATTGAGAAGCAACAGAATATACAGTGCACGCACTTACCATTGCCTGTTGTCCATATGCAGCTAGTAAGCCCCCAAAATATGGTTCTACAAAATGGACGGGAACGCCAGCCTGAAATGGGAGAATAATATAAGAATCCACCAATCCTCACAAACCACAAAGCACAATCAAGCATCAACTTACAATGGACCGGCTGTAGTCAACTTGTGAAGGGAAGATAAAATCCTGAGTTCCCATTGATGGTGCTAATTTAGTGTGACCTCCCTCAGCCTTTCCACAAGTTCCATTAAATCCTAAACAATCACAAGAGCAACTAAATTAGATAATTATTCGTCCAAGTGATGTAGAACAAAGGGAAAGAATcaaaaacaaataaaattaaGGACCAATCCAGAAAATTAAGGACCAATCCTTCAAgaaaagagaactaattctcaagATTTTATTAAGCTTATAGAAATTGTCATAACAAAACTTATCTAGTAATGAAAAACCTAAGTCTTATTTATAGAATTAGGAATCCTAATTAAGGAAttctaaattaaactaaaataaactagaaaataataaaattactaaATAACAGACCTAATAAGAtaaaaattcctaaataataaaactcttaaatttcctaattttacaatgaaaataatttctaaattctATCTTCCCATACTGCATTATTCTCCCTTGTTTAGAAAAAACTTGTCCCCAAGTTCTGAAGTGTTGAAGGATCAAGAACCAAGCAAGGAGAACACACAACATGATCTTCGTGGATGGTAGCAACAAGAATAATTTGAAGAAGTTTGCGCTCTCTTTAATATTCCTGGAAACAACTAggcaaataaaatcaattaaaacaaCAATTGAGACTTGATTAACTTTTTGCATTAAAATAGACTCTTCAACAGGTGAAGGCTCAACAACCAAAACTTTAGATTCTTCAATTTTCATTATCCACTTTGCAGCTTGATCATCTTCAATTTCAAGTTGCTCTTCTTCAATTTGAAGTTGCTCTTcttcaacttcatcttcaacttgCTCTTTTTGTTCTTCAATTTCAAGTTGTTTTTCTTGCTCTTTTTGTAGTTTCCTTGCATTTTCAAGACTTCGtgattttatattttcaatactTTTTCTTGTATCCAACTGCTCTCTCAATTGAAACATATGCGCTTCTTTTCATGCGTCAAACTCTTCAAGTTCTTTTAACTTGTTGATGAGTTTTTCGAACATGATATTCATTCTTACATTCTTCAAGTGCTTTCTCCCTATATTGTAAGATTATTTGAATATCTTGATACTCATCAAATACACCACAAGGAGCATAATTAGGACTACCATATTAATCTATCAAATAAGATATTTCATCAAGCTGTTCATAATATCCATCAATCTCAGTTTGTATTCCTTGAATTGTATCCCATAACTCATCTAGCTATACTCATGAATCATTAAAGTCATTCGATTGTCCATTATCAAACCTCATTATGATTTCAATTTAAAGAA contains these protein-coding regions:
- the LOC110641538 gene encoding nuclear transcription factor Y subunit A-6 isoform X2, coding for MGVPQQNFHGTKKSTFQFQDQDSSSTQSTGQSYPEVARMGEGFNGTCGKAEGGHTKLAPSMGTQDFIFPSQVDYSRSIAGVPVHFVEPYFGGLLAAYGQQAMIHHPQMYGMASSRLPLPLELTKDEPIFVNAKQYNAILRRRQYRAKLEAQNKLVKIRKPYLHESRHLHALKRARGCGGRFLNVKKHDKSDDATGSAEIHLAGNMSESEVHLYALKRGRSCGGHFRNVKKHDDSDDATGSAEIHLAGNMSESEVHQPENHRDGASATSCSDITSASNSGNIFQQPEFKFSGYPSHVVGTMQGR
- the LOC110641538 gene encoding nuclear transcription factor Y subunit A-6 isoform X1, whose translation is MVKKLKIVGFGLCLKMGVPQQNFHGTKKSTFQFQDQDSSSTQSTGQSYPEVARMGEGFNGTCGKAEGGHTKLAPSMGTQDFIFPSQVDYSRSIAGVPVHFVEPYFGGLLAAYGQQAMIHHPQMYGMASSRLPLPLELTKDEPIFVNAKQYNAILRRRQYRAKLEAQNKLVKIRKPYLHESRHLHALKRARGCGGRFLNVKKHDKSDDATGSAEIHLAGNMSESEVHLYALKRGRSCGGHFRNVKKHDDSDDATGSAEIHLAGNMSESEVHQPENHRDGASATSCSDITSASNSGNIFQQPEFKFSGYPSHVVGTMQGR